A stretch of the Leptotrichia sp. oral taxon 223 genome encodes the following:
- a CDS encoding Gfo/Idh/MocA family oxidoreductase, which produces MKIGIIGNGKSANRYHLPFLLQRKDKIKVKTIVTNNLENRTWERIDEINYTDKIEELYNDPEIDLVVICLRPDLHYKYAKEVLEHGKNCLVEKPFVETLEEAQKLFRLAKEKGLIVQPYHNRRFDSDFLTTMKVIESGKLGEILEIESNYDYYRAEVPENVKEYDGKAANTFLYGHGTHVLDQIISQYGNPDKVHYDVRQLLGINRMNDYYDIDLFYDRENGKSLKVSVKGSYFRIKPRASFIVYGTKGCFIKETEDRQEEHLKLFYMPDNADFGIDLPKHYGTLIYYDDNGNYHEEKVISEKGDYGRVYDDLYEAIKNGKEKTVKDEQILCQIKILEEGSKDLK; this is translated from the coding sequence ATGAAAATAGGAATTATAGGAAACGGGAAAAGTGCAAACAGATACCATCTTCCATTTTTACTGCAAAGAAAAGATAAAATAAAAGTGAAGACGATTGTTACGAATAACTTGGAAAATAGAACTTGGGAGCGAATAGACGAGATTAATTATACTGATAAAATTGAAGAATTGTATAATGATCCTGAAATTGATTTGGTTGTTATCTGCCTAAGACCTGATTTGCATTATAAATATGCCAAAGAAGTACTGGAACATGGTAAGAACTGCCTTGTGGAAAAGCCTTTTGTTGAAACATTGGAAGAAGCCCAGAAGTTATTTAGATTAGCTAAGGAAAAAGGGCTAATTGTGCAGCCTTATCACAATAGAAGATTTGACAGCGATTTTCTGACTACAATGAAAGTAATTGAAAGTGGGAAATTAGGAGAGATTTTGGAAATTGAGTCTAATTATGATTATTACAGGGCAGAAGTACCTGAAAATGTAAAGGAATATGATGGGAAAGCGGCAAATACATTTTTATATGGGCATGGAACACATGTCTTGGATCAGATAATTTCGCAATATGGTAACCCTGATAAAGTGCATTATGATGTAAGACAGCTTCTTGGGATAAATCGGATGAATGACTATTATGATATAGATTTATTTTATGATAGAGAAAATGGGAAAAGTTTAAAAGTCAGTGTAAAAGGAAGTTATTTTAGGATAAAACCAAGAGCTTCATTTATTGTCTATGGAACGAAAGGGTGCTTTATAAAAGAAACAGAAGACAGGCAGGAAGAACATTTGAAGTTATTTTATATGCCAGATAATGCAGATTTTGGGATAGATTTGCCAAAACATTATGGGACGTTAATTTATTATGATGACAATGGAAATTATCACGAAGAAAAAGTAATTTCTGAAAAAGGTGATTATGGTAGAGTCTACGATGATTTGTATGAAGCAATAAAAAATGGGAAAGAGAAAACTGTTAAAGATGAGCAAATACTTTGCCAGATAAAAATTCTGGAAGAGGGAAGTAAGGATTTGAAATAG
- a CDS encoding dihydroorotase family protein, protein MARNKIIVLKNGMDVFGNKIEILINGEIIEKVSENIDESRFENNENARIVDIEGKLVMPGVIDVHTHMREPGITYKEDFATGSRACAKAGVTTFYDMPNTIPATTTLENLLEKKKLAREKSIVNFGFHFGGSKNDNVEEIERVLTSGESNTVKIFMNVTTGEMLIEDDEILKNVFENAKLVLVHAEHEMIDKAIELNKNYGKGLYVCHIPSADELKKVINAKKNNKLNTKEHPVYAEVTPHHLFLNTEIRESTERNRMLLRMKPELREKSDNEFLWEAINRGEIDTIGTDHAPHLISEKLEKITFGMPGVETSLALMINAFNEGKISLEMIQKLMCENPAKIMKIEKRGKIQEGYFADIIAIDTQKEWIVGIDDTIESKCGWTPYENWKLRGKNAMTIVNGEIVYENGKINENVKSGKEVEFCD, encoded by the coding sequence ATGGCAAGAAATAAAATTATTGTTCTAAAAAATGGAATGGATGTCTTTGGAAATAAAATTGAAATTTTGATAAATGGCGAAATTATTGAAAAAGTTTCTGAAAATATTGATGAAAGCAGATTTGAAAATAATGAAAATGCAAGAATTGTTGATATTGAAGGGAAATTAGTAATGCCAGGAGTTATTGACGTGCATACACATATGAGGGAGCCGGGAATTACATACAAAGAAGATTTTGCGACAGGTTCACGTGCGTGTGCCAAAGCTGGCGTTACGACTTTTTATGATATGCCAAATACGATTCCTGCAACTACAACACTGGAAAATTTGCTGGAAAAGAAAAAATTGGCAAGAGAAAAGTCAATTGTAAATTTTGGATTCCATTTTGGTGGAAGTAAAAATGATAATGTTGAAGAAATAGAAAGAGTTCTAACTAGTGGTGAATCGAATACAGTAAAAATTTTTATGAATGTAACAACTGGAGAAATGCTTATTGAAGATGATGAAATTTTGAAAAATGTATTTGAGAACGCTAAGCTGGTGCTGGTTCACGCTGAACATGAAATGATTGACAAGGCGATAGAATTAAATAAAAATTATGGAAAAGGGCTTTATGTCTGCCATATCCCATCAGCAGATGAATTGAAAAAAGTTATAAATGCCAAGAAAAATAATAAATTGAATACAAAAGAACATCCAGTTTATGCCGAAGTTACCCCACATCATTTATTTTTAAATACTGAAATCCGTGAAAGTACAGAAAGAAACAGAATGCTTTTGAGAATGAAGCCTGAATTAAGAGAAAAATCTGACAATGAATTTTTGTGGGAGGCAATAAATCGTGGGGAAATTGATACAATTGGAACAGATCACGCCCCGCATCTGATAAGTGAAAAGCTGGAAAAAATTACGTTTGGAATGCCTGGAGTTGAAACTTCGCTTGCACTTATGATAAATGCCTTTAATGAAGGGAAAATATCACTTGAAATGATTCAGAAATTAATGTGTGAAAATCCTGCAAAAATAATGAAAATTGAAAAAAGAGGAAAAATTCAGGAAGGATATTTTGCCGATATAATTGCTATTGATACGCAAAAAGAATGGATTGTCGGTATAGATGACACGATTGAGTCAAAATGTGGCTGGACTCCTTATGAAAATTGGAAATTAAGGGGGAAAAACGCGATGACAATTGTAAATGGTGAGATTGTTTATGAAAATGGAAAAATTAATGAAAATGTGAAAAGCGGAAAAGAAGTTGAATTTTGTGATTAA
- a CDS encoding PTS lactose/cellobiose transporter subunit IIA: MAEEVLDIEMIAMTLIGHAGETKSLAYQAMNAAKEGKFDEAEEFMKQSTEEMLKAHELQTDLIVREAGGEKIDVGLIMVHSQDHLMTAILFKELAKEFIEVYKRLEQK; encoded by the coding sequence ATGGCTGAAGAAGTATTGGATATTGAAATGATTGCAATGACATTAATTGGACATGCGGGAGAAACTAAAAGCTTGGCTTATCAGGCTATGAATGCGGCGAAGGAAGGGAAGTTTGATGAAGCGGAAGAATTTATGAAGCAGTCAACTGAGGAAATGCTGAAGGCTCATGAATTACAGACAGATCTGATTGTGAGAGAAGCAGGAGGGGAAAAAATTGATGTTGGTTTGATTATGGTGCATTCACAAGATCACTTGATGACAGCGATTTTATTTAAGGAACTGGCAAAGGAATTTATTGAGGTGTACAAGAGACTGGAACAAAAATAA
- a CDS encoding replication initiation protein → MDIYAPINKHFLENKKIKISFSKALNKKEKHFLKFLFTEYNLLEKFKKTSILQDIELDEILDVLKFSKFEQLKKFLDNLQAKKLEFSIFSNDKAVLYGRFPILISYNIVYSKIEFQFAREIQSARKNNTLFSLLRFDFLVFMGDEATYNFYTYLISDKNYNNDTVITLERLKEMFDTGDKYERFFDFEKQVLKKAIETINLFSDIKVTYEKIKVGEHINNKVEKIRFKIIDNSKTSEEKNRELVQNINSVMDLIKNDVKDFHSTYELIKTYILKRNYDYVYKNVSFAKKQFKNNVEKQLKKVLLLDLAQFSKTNFREELEIINIKRKYSTSFFLQLDVANLMRQNHLENELRIIVDDGYFNEILTLKNEQILKKNFYDFKIYIQYFQNAKSIIKFTKYF, encoded by the coding sequence ATGGATATTTATGCACCAATTAACAAACATTTTTTAGAAAATAAAAAAATAAAAATTTCATTTTCAAAAGCGTTGAATAAGAAAGAAAAACACTTTTTAAAATTTCTTTTTACAGAATATAATTTACTGGAAAAATTTAAGAAAACGTCAATTTTACAAGATATTGAATTGGACGAAATATTGGATGTGCTTAAATTTAGCAAATTTGAACAGTTAAAAAAGTTTTTGGATAATTTACAGGCAAAAAAACTGGAATTTTCAATTTTTAGTAATGATAAAGCTGTGCTTTATGGGCGGTTTCCTATTTTGATATCTTATAATATTGTTTATTCAAAAATTGAGTTTCAGTTTGCAAGGGAGATTCAGAGCGCTAGAAAAAACAATACTCTATTTTCACTTCTTAGATTTGATTTTCTAGTTTTTATGGGAGATGAGGCTACTTATAATTTTTATACTTATCTAATTTCTGATAAAAATTATAATAATGATACTGTAATTACATTAGAAAGACTAAAAGAAATGTTTGATACCGGGGATAAATACGAGCGTTTTTTTGATTTTGAGAAGCAGGTTTTGAAAAAAGCGATTGAAACTATAAATCTTTTTTCAGATATTAAGGTGACTTATGAAAAAATTAAGGTTGGAGAACATATAAATAATAAAGTGGAAAAAATTCGTTTTAAAATAATTGACAATAGTAAAACTTCTGAAGAAAAAAACAGGGAACTTGTCCAAAATATAAATAGTGTTATGGATTTAATAAAAAATGATGTGAAAGATTTTCATTCCACTTATGAACTGATAAAAACGTATATTTTGAAAAGAAATTATGATTATGTATATAAAAATGTCAGCTTTGCAAAAAAACAGTTTAAAAATAATGTGGAAAAACAGTTAAAGAAAGTTCTACTGCTTGACTTGGCACAATTTTCAAAAACTAATTTTAGAGAAGAGTTAGAAATTATCAATATTAAAAGAAAATACTCTACATCTTTTTTTCTTCAGTTGGATGTAGCAAATCTTATGAGGCAAAATCATTTGGAAAATGAACTAAGAATAATAGTTGATGATGGTTATTTCAATGAAATTCTTACTTTAAAAAACGAACAAATTTTGAAAAAAAACTTTTATGATTTTAAAATTTATATTCAATATTTTCAAAATGCAAAAAGTATCATAAAATTCACTAAATATTTCTAA
- a CDS encoding PTS sugar transporter subunit IIB, which yields MKKILLCCAAGMSTSLLVNKMKAEAEKRGLEVQIWAEPLDKAKEEFAKADVVLLGPQVKYALPEAKKIAEENSISIDVINMVDYGMMNGAKVLDQALNLL from the coding sequence ATGAAAAAAATCTTATTATGTTGTGCAGCAGGAATGTCTACTAGCCTATTAGTAAACAAAATGAAAGCAGAAGCTGAAAAAAGAGGACTTGAAGTTCAAATCTGGGCTGAACCGCTTGACAAGGCAAAAGAGGAATTTGCTAAAGCTGACGTTGTTTTATTGGGGCCACAAGTAAAATATGCTTTACCAGAAGCTAAAAAAATCGCTGAAGAAAATAGCATTAGTATAGATGTAATTAATATGGTTGATTATGGAATGATGAATGGTGCCAAAGTATTAGATCAGGCATTAAATTTACTTTAA
- the pyrB gene encoding aspartate carbamoyltransferase, whose translation MENIISMNDMGKKEILDILELARKIEGCSEEEKFKFLHGKIISTLFFEPSTRTRMSFESAAMRLGANVLSLPPVEQSSLKKGESFRDTIKMVEAYSDVIVVRHLFDGAARLASETSRKPVINAGDGSNQHPSQTLLDLYTILEEKGTLENLQIAFVGDLKYGRTVHSLVKALMHFKPTIYFVAPQILQMPGYSLEDLRKKGIKYEVLEDFRDCLDKIDVFYMTRIQKERFPDIEDYEKVRGIYVINRENIEGKCKDDMIILHPLPRVDEIDTNLDNTKYALYFKQAKNGIPVRQAMMMTVLKKDKEFFL comes from the coding sequence GTGGAAAATATTATTTCTATGAATGATATGGGGAAAAAGGAAATTCTTGATATTTTAGAGCTGGCAAGGAAGATTGAGGGTTGTTCGGAAGAGGAAAAGTTTAAGTTTTTGCACGGGAAAATTATTTCGACTTTATTTTTTGAGCCGAGCACACGTACTAGAATGTCGTTTGAATCGGCTGCAATGCGGCTTGGAGCAAATGTTTTATCGTTACCGCCTGTGGAGCAGTCGTCTTTAAAAAAAGGGGAATCCTTTAGAGATACAATAAAAATGGTGGAAGCATATTCAGACGTGATAGTTGTAAGACACCTGTTTGACGGAGCAGCGAGGCTTGCTTCAGAAACATCACGAAAACCTGTAATTAATGCAGGAGATGGCTCTAATCAGCACCCTAGCCAGACTTTGCTGGATTTGTACACAATTCTGGAGGAAAAGGGTACCCTTGAGAATTTACAAATTGCGTTTGTTGGAGATTTGAAATACGGAAGAACGGTTCATTCGCTAGTAAAAGCGCTTATGCATTTTAAACCAACGATTTATTTTGTAGCACCGCAAATTTTACAAATGCCTGGTTATTCACTGGAAGATTTGAGAAAAAAAGGGATAAAATATGAAGTTTTGGAAGATTTTAGGGATTGCCTTGATAAAATTGACGTTTTTTATATGACTCGGATTCAGAAGGAGAGATTTCCAGATATTGAAGATTATGAGAAAGTAAGGGGAATTTATGTTATAAATCGTGAAAATATCGAAGGGAAATGTAAAGATGACATGATAATTTTGCACCCTTTGCCAAGAGTAGATGAAATTGATACGAATTTAGACAATACAAAATATGCTTTATACTTTAAGCAAGCTAAAAATGGTATCCCTGTAAGACAGGCAATGATGATGACTGTTTTGAAAAAAGATAAGGAGTTTTTTTTGTAA
- a CDS encoding 6-phospho-beta-glucosidase, giving the protein MKMVNKGFPEGFLWGGAVAAHQLEGGWNEGGKGPSTADVMTAGAHGVPREITDGIIEGKNYPNHEAIDFYHRYKEDVALFAEMEFKCFRTSIGWSRIFPNGDDEQPNEAGLQFYDDLFDELLKYGIEPVITLSHFEIPYNLVKNYGGFRSRKVIDFFEKFAVTVFERYKNKVKYWMTFNEINNQASNLDVDIFAFTCSGVTYKNGENREETMYQVVHNEFVASARAVRAGKKINPDFEIGCMVSFVPIYPYSCNPDDMMKSVEEMHKRWHFLDVHVRGEYPAYTKKMWERKGFNIHIEPQDLIDLKEGTVDYIGFSYYMSSVDKADKSDVESGDKLVGSVKNPYIKESDWSWPIDPVGLRYALNVMYERYNKPLFIVENGFGAIDVKDEKGEVHDDYRIDYLRRHIEEIQKAIEIDGVELLGYTPWGCIDLVSFTTGEMKKRYGFIYVDKNNDGSGTLERSRKDSFYWYKKVIESNGKEL; this is encoded by the coding sequence ATGAAAATGGTAAATAAAGGATTTCCAGAAGGATTTCTGTGGGGAGGAGCAGTTGCGGCACATCAGCTTGAAGGCGGATGGAATGAAGGTGGAAAAGGACCAAGCACAGCAGATGTAATGACTGCTGGAGCACACGGAGTTCCTAGAGAAATTACTGATGGCATAATAGAAGGGAAAAATTATCCAAATCATGAAGCAATAGACTTTTATCACAGATATAAGGAAGATGTGGCGTTGTTTGCGGAAATGGAATTTAAATGTTTTAGAACTTCTATTGGATGGAGTAGAATTTTTCCTAATGGAGATGATGAACAGCCAAATGAGGCAGGATTACAATTTTATGATGATTTGTTTGACGAATTATTAAAATATGGAATTGAGCCTGTAATTACATTGTCACATTTTGAAATTCCGTATAATCTTGTAAAAAATTATGGAGGATTTAGAAGCAGAAAAGTAATTGATTTTTTTGAAAAATTTGCAGTTACAGTTTTTGAAAGATATAAAAATAAAGTAAAATACTGGATGACATTTAACGAAATCAATAATCAGGCTTCAAATCTTGATGTTGACATATTTGCCTTTACTTGTTCTGGCGTTACTTACAAAAATGGTGAAAACCGTGAGGAAACAATGTACCAAGTTGTTCATAATGAATTCGTGGCAAGTGCAAGAGCCGTTAGAGCTGGTAAAAAAATAAATCCTGATTTTGAAATTGGCTGCATGGTTTCATTTGTACCTATTTATCCGTATTCATGCAATCCAGACGATATGATGAAATCTGTTGAGGAAATGCACAAGAGATGGCACTTCCTTGATGTTCATGTAAGGGGAGAATACCCTGCCTATACTAAGAAAATGTGGGAAAGAAAAGGATTTAATATACATATTGAGCCGCAGGATTTGATTGACTTGAAGGAAGGAACTGTTGATTATATTGGATTCAGCTATTATATGTCGTCAGTTGACAAGGCAGATAAATCAGATGTGGAAAGTGGGGACAAATTAGTCGGAAGTGTTAAAAACCCATACATAAAAGAATCTGACTGGAGCTGGCCAATTGATCCTGTTGGACTTCGGTACGCTCTTAACGTAATGTACGAAAGATACAACAAACCTTTATTTATCGTAGAAAATGGCTTTGGAGCAATTGATGTGAAGGATGAAAAAGGCGAAGTTCATGATGATTACAGAATTGATTATTTAAGAAGGCACATTGAAGAGATACAGAAAGCGATTGAAATTGATGGTGTGGAACTTTTGGGATATACTCCTTGGGGATGTATTGACTTGGTTTCATTCACAACTGGAGAAATGAAAAAGCGATACGGATTTATTTATGTGGATAAAAATAATGACGGGAGCGGAACGTTGGAAAGAAGCAGAAAAGATTCATTTTACTGGTATAAGAAAGTAATTGAAAGCAATGGAAAAGAATTGTAA
- the pyrI gene encoding aspartate carbamoyltransferase regulatory subunit: MSEGRELLIRAIKNGIVIDHIPSEKVFAIVEILKLKEYSERITVATNMPSSSLGRKGIIKIEEKILEEKELNNISLLAPNVTINIIDNYEVVEKSKLEKLDKVIGLMKCDNPKCISNHENIETKFIRIKENSENLNENNLEEKEKYKCFYCEKVILEDEIQIQ, translated from the coding sequence ATGTCTGAAGGAAGAGAATTACTGATACGGGCAATAAAAAATGGAATTGTAATAGATCACATCCCGTCAGAAAAAGTTTTTGCAATTGTGGAAATTTTAAAATTAAAGGAATATAGCGAAAGAATCACAGTCGCAACAAATATGCCAAGCAGTTCACTTGGAAGAAAAGGGATTATAAAGATTGAGGAAAAAATATTGGAAGAAAAGGAATTAAACAATATTTCACTGCTAGCTCCAAATGTTACAATAAACATAATTGATAATTATGAAGTTGTAGAAAAGTCAAAATTAGAAAAATTGGATAAAGTTATCGGACTTATGAAATGTGATAATCCAAAATGCATTTCAAATCACGAAAATATTGAAACAAAATTTATTCGTATAAAAGAAAACTCTGAAAATTTAAATGAGAATAATTTGGAAGAAAAAGAAAAATATAAATGCTTTTATTGTGAAAAAGTAATTTTGGAAGATGAAATACAAATTCAATAA
- the pyrF gene encoding orotidine-5'-phosphate decarboxylase, with translation MSKIDERAKERIFVALDYDNMESAKKLVEELGDNISMYKVGLESYLNTDGKLVDYLHEKGKKVFLDLKFHDITNTVKMACANAIKKNVFMFNIHCSNGSKTMKEVAELVKESKSESLLIGVTILTNLGENDIFEMFKSELKLEEIVLNLATLSRNSGMHGIVCSPQEAKDVKEKLGKDFMTVCPGVRPKFTLNADGKSNDDQTRIMTPADAIKQGVDFLVVGRPITKAENPVESARLILEEISEVL, from the coding sequence ATGAGTAAAATTGATGAGAGAGCAAAAGAGAGAATATTTGTTGCATTGGATTACGATAACATGGAATCTGCAAAAAAGCTGGTTGAAGAGCTGGGAGACAATATCTCGATGTACAAAGTCGGGCTGGAAAGCTATCTTAATACAGATGGGAAATTAGTTGATTACTTGCATGAAAAAGGGAAGAAAGTATTTCTGGACTTAAAGTTTCACGATATTACAAATACTGTAAAAATGGCTTGTGCGAATGCTATTAAAAAAAATGTATTTATGTTTAATATTCATTGTTCAAATGGAAGTAAAACTATGAAGGAAGTTGCTGAATTGGTAAAAGAAAGCAAATCAGAAAGCCTTCTGATCGGAGTAACAATTTTGACAAACTTAGGAGAAAATGACATTTTTGAAATGTTCAAAAGTGAGCTGAAATTGGAGGAAATTGTACTAAATCTTGCTACACTTTCCAGAAATAGCGGAATGCACGGGATTGTATGTTCGCCGCAGGAGGCAAAAGATGTGAAGGAGAAACTGGGGAAGGATTTTATGACAGTTTGTCCAGGAGTGCGTCCTAAATTTACGTTAAATGCTGATGGAAAAAGTAACGATGATCAGACCCGGATTATGACACCGGCAGATGCGATAAAACAGGGAGTGGATTTTCTTGTAGTTGGCCGTCCAATAACGAAGGCTGAAAATCCTGTGGAAAGTGCGAGATTGATTTTGGAAGAAATTTCAGAAGTATTGTAA
- the pyrE gene encoding orotate phosphoribosyltransferase gives MSNLTLEEKVAKALFDVKAVKISVGEPFTFASGIKSPIYCDNRYVLGFSDERDTIVEAFVERIDKDADVIVGVATAGIPWAAFIADRMKKPLAYVRNKPKDHGAGKQIEGAEVKGKKVVVIEDLITTGKSSLIAVDVLQKEEVKELEVKSIFSYGFDSARENYEKYNCKFSSLSNFDVLIKLLAQTNYLTQNEAQIALEWSKNPEKWGKDNKLSLFDNYKYD, from the coding sequence ATGTCGAATTTAACATTGGAAGAAAAAGTGGCAAAGGCATTGTTTGATGTGAAGGCAGTGAAAATCAGTGTAGGAGAGCCTTTTACATTTGCGTCTGGAATAAAAAGTCCTATTTACTGTGATAATCGTTATGTGTTAGGATTTTCAGATGAGAGGGATACGATTGTGGAGGCATTTGTTGAAAGAATTGACAAGGATGCGGATGTGATTGTGGGAGTGGCAACAGCGGGAATTCCTTGGGCTGCATTTATTGCCGACAGAATGAAAAAACCTCTTGCATATGTGAGAAACAAGCCAAAAGATCATGGTGCAGGAAAGCAGATTGAAGGTGCGGAAGTCAAAGGGAAGAAAGTCGTTGTAATTGAAGATTTGATAACAACAGGGAAAAGCAGCCTTATTGCAGTTGATGTGCTTCAAAAGGAAGAAGTGAAGGAGCTGGAAGTAAAATCAATCTTTTCTTACGGATTTGACAGCGCAAGGGAAAATTATGAAAAATATAATTGCAAATTCAGTTCACTTTCAAATTTTGATGTTTTAATAAAATTATTGGCTCAGACAAATTATTTGACACAAAATGAAGCGCAAATAGCTTTGGAATGGAGTAAAAATCCCGAAAAATGGGGGAAAGATAATAAATTAAGTCTGTTTGATAACTACAAATATGACTAA
- a CDS encoding SIMPL domain-containing protein (The SIMPL domain is named for its presence in mouse protein SIMPL (signalling molecule that associates with mouse pelle-like kinase). Bacterial member BP26, from Brucella, was shown to assemble into a channel-like structure, while YggE from E. coli has been associated with resistance to oxidative stress.) translates to MKKIQFIIIPIILSFGLIISSALISNAMNRANKDENRITVKGVAERRIKADKALINIVISQKSNNLDELKKEVSEREKLVIDLIKNLKIDGNEYSVGNLRIQPNYLENSLSARQPAENSATAAPIVKISDYDGIETISIVTKNIDKAEEFYEKLSELKLKNNNIEINMPEYFITNIERYKRDLIVDASRNAEIRAIEMLKVNNNEIGGLKNMSQGQFEILEDMEDVKRINENENNQIYKKLRLVVTATYLIKY, encoded by the coding sequence TTGAAAAAGATACAATTTATAATAATTCCTATAATATTGTCCTTTGGATTAATCATATCTTCGGCACTGATTTCAAATGCGATGAATAGAGCCAATAAGGATGAAAACAGAATTACGGTAAAGGGAGTTGCTGAGCGTAGAATTAAAGCGGACAAGGCACTTATAAATATAGTTATTTCCCAAAAATCTAATAATCTTGATGAATTAAAGAAAGAAGTTTCAGAAAGGGAAAAATTGGTAATTGATTTAATTAAAAATCTGAAAATTGATGGGAATGAATACAGCGTTGGAAATTTACGTATTCAACCAAACTATTTGGAAAATTCGTTAAGTGCAAGACAGCCGGCTGAAAATTCCGCAACAGCTGCGCCAATTGTAAAAATTTCAGACTATGACGGAATTGAAACTATTTCGATTGTTACAAAAAATATTGACAAGGCAGAAGAATTTTATGAAAAATTATCGGAACTGAAATTGAAAAATAATAATATAGAAATAAATATGCCTGAATATTTTATAACAAATATCGAAAGATACAAAAGAGATTTGATTGTCGATGCTTCAAGAAATGCTGAAATAAGAGCGATTGAAATGCTAAAAGTAAATAACAATGAAATTGGCGGGCTAAAAAATATGAGTCAAGGACAATTTGAAATATTGGAAGATATGGAAGATGTGAAAAGAATAAATGAAAACGAAAACAATCAAATTTATAAAAAGTTGAGATTAGTTGTAACAGCAACTTATTTGATAAAATATTAA
- the efp gene encoding elongation factor P, which translates to MKPAAELRQGSTYRKDNIPYLILKAERHQSTSGKRQRAAEVKFKTKELISGKIQEITVLATELMDDIILDRNQMQFLYEIDGEYNFMDQESFEQISLSAEDLGDAINFLEEEMIIQVLMYEGTPVGVELPNTVVREVTYTEPGLKGDTIGRATKPATVSTGYELQVPLFIAIGDKIKIDTRTGEYIERAN; encoded by the coding sequence ATGAAACCAGCAGCAGAATTAAGACAAGGAAGTACATACAGAAAGGACAACATCCCATATTTAATACTAAAAGCTGAAAGACATCAATCAACATCAGGAAAAAGACAAAGAGCGGCAGAAGTAAAATTTAAGACAAAAGAGTTAATCTCAGGGAAAATTCAGGAAATTACAGTTTTGGCAACTGAACTTATGGATGATATTATTCTTGACAGAAATCAAATGCAGTTTTTATATGAAATTGATGGTGAATACAATTTCATGGATCAGGAATCTTTTGAGCAAATTAGTTTATCAGCTGAAGATTTAGGAGATGCGATAAATTTCCTGGAAGAAGAAATGATTATTCAGGTATTGATGTATGAAGGTACTCCAGTTGGTGTAGAATTGCCAAATACTGTAGTTAGAGAAGTAACTTATACAGAGCCGGGACTAAAAGGAGATACAATTGGACGTGCAACAAAACCAGCAACTGTATCAACAGGGTATGAATTGCAAGTGCCTCTGTTCATAGCAATTGGAGATAAAATCAAAATTGACACAAGAACTGGTGAGTACATCGAAAGAGCAAATTAA